One genomic segment of Cherax quadricarinatus isolate ZL_2023a chromosome 30, ASM3850222v1, whole genome shotgun sequence includes these proteins:
- the LOC128692588 gene encoding transmembrane protein 186-like isoform X2, whose amino-acid sequence MLSTALSQQVYRRGIPLVAFLRCNTNVVRPLCSATRQHQCKESQIITTSKPLQNGNSFQMIYKFPHIRLARSLCRLKIHQTALTCLALPAAGYFAYVGLLGLERFVGVAAINGLALVMLYVMGEIFRRIVGHVYYDTQSSLAKVSHLNFWGSRKDIYIPSSDIVPIADTSDNPADIYVRLLRYSQPKFSLFLFLRFGGIIDHEKFSIVFGSLKPEQ is encoded by the coding sequence ATGCTCAGTACAGCTCTTAGCCAACAAGTTTACCGAAGAGGAATTCCTCTGGTAGCCTTTTTACGCTGCAACACTAATGTAGTGCGTCCACTCTGCAGTGCAACCAGGCAACACCAGTGTAAAGAGAGTCAGATCATTACAACTAGTAAGCCACTTCAGAATGGAAATAGCTTTCAAATGATATATAAATTCCCGCACATAAGGTTGGCTCGTTCATTGTGTCGGTTGAAGATACATCAAACTGCTCTTACTTGCCTAGCTCTTCCTGCTGCTGGATATTTTGCATATGTAGGACTCTTAGGGCTAGAACGttttgttggtgttgctgccatTAATGGACTGGCACTTGTCATGTTATATGTTATGGGAGAAATATTCCGCAGGATAGTTGGTCATGTTTACTATGACACACAAAGCAGTTTAGCAAAGGTATCTCATCTAAATTTTTGGGGAAGTCGTAAAGATATATACATCCCATCCAGTGATATAGTACCAATTGCCGACACATCTGATAATCCTGCTGACATTTATGTTCGCTTGCTAAGATATTCGCAGCCCAAATTCTCTCTGTTCCTTTTCCTCAGATTTGGTGGCATCATTGATCACGAGAAATTTAGTATTGTGTTTGGCAGTCTCAAGCCTGAGCAATAG
- the LOC128692588 gene encoding transmembrane protein 186-like isoform X1 has product MVSTSAVSGNGAGEICVCAMLSTALSQQVYRRGIPLVAFLRCNTNVVRPLCSATRQHQCKESQIITTSKPLQNGNSFQMIYKFPHIRLARSLCRLKIHQTALTCLALPAAGYFAYVGLLGLERFVGVAAINGLALVMLYVMGEIFRRIVGHVYYDTQSSLAKVSHLNFWGSRKDIYIPSSDIVPIADTSDNPADIYVRLLRYSQPKFSLFLFLRFGGIIDHEKFSIVFGSLKPEQ; this is encoded by the exons ATGGTGTCAACGTCTGCTGTTAGTGGTAATGGTGCGGGTGAGAT TTGTGTATGTGCAATGCTCAGTACAGCTCTTAGCCAACAAGTTTACCGAAGAGGAATTCCTCTGGTAGCCTTTTTACGCTGCAACACTAATGTAGTGCGTCCACTCTGCAGTGCAACCAGGCAACACCAGTGTAAAGAGAGTCAGATCATTACAACTAGTAAGCCACTTCAGAATGGAAATAGCTTTCAAATGATATATAAATTCCCGCACATAAGGTTGGCTCGTTCATTGTGTCGGTTGAAGATACATCAAACTGCTCTTACTTGCCTAGCTCTTCCTGCTGCTGGATATTTTGCATATGTAGGACTCTTAGGGCTAGAACGttttgttggtgttgctgccatTAATGGACTGGCACTTGTCATGTTATATGTTATGGGAGAAATATTCCGCAGGATAGTTGGTCATGTTTACTATGACACACAAAGCAGTTTAGCAAAGGTATCTCATCTAAATTTTTGGGGAAGTCGTAAAGATATATACATCCCATCCAGTGATATAGTACCAATTGCCGACACATCTGATAATCCTGCTGACATTTATGTTCGCTTGCTAAGATATTCGCAGCCCAAATTCTCTCTGTTCCTTTTCCTCAGATTTGGTGGCATCATTGATCACGAGAAATTTAGTATTGTGTTTGGCAGTCTCAAGCCTGAGCAATAG